GCGACAGCTTCGCCGCGCTGCTCGACCCGACGGCCGCCGCGGCCGCCCTGGCCGAGGCCACCAAGCCCTCCCCGACCCCCTCGCAGGCCGGCAGCTGCTGACCCCGGCACCACGCACGGCGAAGGGTCCCGCTCCCCCGGGGGAGCGGGACCCTTCGCCGTCACGCCGTGAGCGGCGGCCGCCGGTCTCAGCCGGCGGTGCCGTACAGCCGGTCGCCCGCGTCGCCCAGGCCCGGCACGATGTAGCCGTGCTCGTTGAGGCGCTCGTCGAGGGCGGCGGTCACCACCCTGACCGGCTTGCCCGCCAGCTCCTTCTCCAGGATCTCGACGCCCTCCGGCGCCGCCAGCAGCACCACGGCGGTCACGTCGGTGGCACCGCGCTCGAGCAGCATCCGGATCGCGGCGACCAGGGTGCCGCCGGTGGCCAGCATCGGGTCCAGCACGTAGACCTGGCGACCGGAGAGGTCGTCCGGCATCCGGGTCGCGTAGGTGGACGCCTCCAGCGTCTCCTCGTTGCGGACCATGCCGAGGAAGCCGACCTCGGCGGTCGGCAGCAGCCGGGTCATGCCGTCGAGCATGCCGAGACCGGCACGGAGGATCGGGACGACCAGCGGGCGGGGGTGGCTCAGCCGGGTGCCGGTGGTGACGGCGACCGGGGTGGTGATCTCCACCTCCTCCGTCCGGACGTCCCGGGTGGCCTCGTAGGCGAGCAGGGTGACCAGCTCGTCGGTGAGGCGGCGGAAGGTCGGCGAGTCGGTGCGCTCGTCGCGCAGGGTGGAGAGCTTGTGGGCGACCAGGGGGTGGTCGACGACGTGGAGACGCATGGCTCGACCATAACGGGCCGGGGCACATGCGTACGACTCGCCGCGGGCCGGGGCGCCCCGCCCGGGGGCACGGTGCCGCCGGACGGGTGGCCGCCGGGCGCGACGCCGAGGACAGAGACCGGAACGAGACCTCCGCCGTGGTATCAAACGGACACTTCTGGGAAACTCGGACCGTATGAAGAGCAACCCGGCCACCGGGGCTGGCTCGACACACGAGTCTCCGCCCGCCGCCCACGAGACCGAGGCGCAGCGCCGCAAACGCCGCGCCCTCTTCCTGCGCGAGCTCGCCGAGGCACGCGAGCTGCGTGCCCGGGTGCAGCCCAGGCGCACCAAGGAGCGGCGGATGCGGGAGGCGCTCCGGATGCGAACCTTCCGGATCTGACACCGAACCGGCAGTTCCGTCGGCCGTCGGCCAGCCATTCCGACACGACCTGCGAAGACGCGGTGCCGAACACCCCCGCAGCGGCGGGCTTTCTGTCACGATGCCGGAGGGACGGTCCGAACAGCGGACCGCCTCTGGCGCGGGGGCGGCCAGACCGCGTTCGCCCGAGATCGCCTACAGCCGAGACCAATCTTGGGAGTGTCCCTGGTGGCGTACTTCGCTGCAGTGCTTGCTCGCACCGATGGCGGGTGGGATGTGAGCGAGACGGAACTCGACGCCGTCGAAACCCTGGCCGACTTGGCCGACCTGGCCCGCGAGTCGGCCCAGGACGACGACAGCGTCCTCATCTTCATCGAACAGGAGGACGCCTGGTTCGCCGTCGTCCGCGTGGACGGCGAGGACGACCCGCGCATCTTCGTCTCGGACGGCGCCGCCGCGGCGCGCAGTTCGTACGGCTCGGTGCTGACCGACGAGCTGATCGACTCCGAGGAGTTCGACGACCTCGACGCGCTGGTGGCCGACGTGGAGGACGACGACGAGGAGTCCGGGTTCGACGGCGCCGCCGCCGGGTCGGACGACGCGGACGAGGACGAGGCCGACGGACCGCTCGGCGCCCAGGCCGGGCCGCTCGGCGACTCCGACCTGCTGACCGACTTCGGACTGGCGGCGCGGGAGCTGCTCGCCCTGGCCGCCGCGGGCGCGGTGCCCGGCGACGCCCTCGCCGAGATCGCCGACGCGCTCGGCGCCGGCGAGGTCCTGGAGGCGGTTCGGTAGCGGCGGTGGCCGTGCCCGACACTGGTGGCATGCCCTCCGCACCGGCCCCCGACTCGCCCCGCTCCCGGCCCCCGTGCGCCCCGACCCGGTCCGCGACCGGTGGACGGGCCAGATGCGCCTCGCCATCGCCGAGGCCGCCCTGGCCACCGCCACCGGGGACGTCCCGGTCGGGGCGCTCGTGCTCGGGCCCGACGGCACGGTGATCGGCCGCGGGCACAACGAGCGGGAGGCGGTCGGCGACCCGACCGCGCACGCCGAGGTGGTCGCCATCCGCGAGGCGGCCCGGGCCGTCGGCGAGTGGCGGCTGGCCGGGTGCACGCTGATCGTCACCCTGGAGCCGTGCACGATGTGCGCCGGCGCCATCGTGCTGTCCCGGATCGACCGCGTCGTCTTCGGCGCCCTGGACGAGAAGGCCGGCGCGGCCGGCTCGCTCTTCGACGTGATGCGCGACCGCCGGCTCAACCACCGGCCCGAGGTGGTGCACGGCGTGCTGGCCGACGAGTGCGGTGACCAGCTGCGCGCCTTCTTCGACACCCAGCGCTGAATACGGATTTCGTGACCGCCCGGACCGTCCGGTAGAGTCTCTCTCGGTAGCGTGTCCGAGCGGCCAAAGGAGCACGCCTCGAAAGCGTGTGTGGGGGCAACTCCACCGTGGGTTCGAATCCCACCGCTACCGCCAGAGAGCAGCAACGACTGAGGGCTCCCCGTAAACTTACGGGGAGCCCTCAGTCGTACTGGTCTCAGATGTGGTCTCAGTTGGCCCTGAATCCCAGCCAACTGCGGACTGCGAGGCACGTGGGGATCAGCACAGCTCCGAAGTAGCGCCGCCTACGGCTGTGTCTCCTCCCACGCCCAAAACTCGTCCCAGACGACCTCCCAGTCCTTTCCGCTCCCCTCAGCCGCATCGAACATTTCATCGACACCGTAGGTCTCCTGAAGCCACTGCTGTAGGAGCCGGTCAAGACGGAGCTGTCGTGCAGCTTTCTGGGCAGCACGATGCTCCGCCTCACGGCGTCTCTCATTGGCTCGCTCTGCCTCCACCTCCACTACCCTCCGGTCCTTCCCGATGCGCTTGGCAGCGCAGTCCGGACCGACATGTGAGTGGTGGCCCAACGGGTTACCGGCACGGTCAGCGATCTCCAGGATGATGGGACGTTGTACCGGCTTCTGACACACATCACAGTCTGTTGCCTGCGCGGCGGTTCCCCTGATGATGTACGTCTCCATTACCCGCCCCTCGTCTCGCCTGCTGGCCAGCACAGTCTGTCCGAAGCGGCGTCTCAGAGGGACTTGTATGGGTCAATCGAGCGGGTCTTTGGCCGCTTCCCAGACGAGTCCACCGATCTGCTGGGCCACGTCCCGCCGAACCCGCTTCGTCACGTGCTGGTACCGATGAGCCATGGCAGTGCTCGACCAGCCCATGATGTCCATCACAATCCGCTCAGGCACACCGAGGATCAGGAGGATCGTGCCTGCAGTGTGCCGAGCGTCGTGGAGACGGCCGTCCCGGAGTTCAGCCGCTTGGAGCAACCGCTTCCACTCGTCCCAGTCCGTACGCGGGATGAGCGGCTGGCCGGTCTCCGTGGCGAAGACCCACCCGCCGTCCTGCCAGAGCTGGCGCGCGTTCAACCGCTCCCGTTCCTGTTCCTCCTGGTGGAGGCGGAGCATCTTGATGAGCTGATCAGGCAAGCCGATCAGCCGCTTACCCGCCCTCGACTTGGTGGGAGCGGCCTGCTTGTTCGTCCGGACGCGCTCGGGGCACCGGCCGGCGTGCTTCTTCCCGCACGACTCCCCCTCGCACCCGTGGCGGTACTTCGGCCGCTGCATGCTCTGGCGGACCCAGAGGGTGCCCTCCTCCAGGTCGAGGTCCGACCACTGGAGTCCCAGGGCTTCGCCCTGCCGGAGCCCGAGCGCCAGTGCGACCGCCCACCGGCCACTGTTCCGGCGCTTCCCCGCCTCCAGAAGGAGCCGCTGCACCTCCTCGACCTCGTACGGCGTCACCTCCTCTTCCTCCACTCGGGGGGCCGTGGCGAGCGAGGCAACGTTCCGGGTGAGGTGGCCGCGCCGCACCGCCTGGTTGAGCGCGGCCCGGATGGTCCGGTGGGCCTGGTGTGCGGTGGCGGGCTTGCTGCCGTTGTCCTGCATCTTCTTGTAGAAGCGCTCCAGGTGCTCCGGCTCCAGCTTCTCCAGCCGGTGGGCGCCGAGCCCGGGGATCAGGTGGACGTTGACCGCCACCCGATACCCGGAAAGCGTGTTCGGCCGGACGGAGAGTGCTGCGATGTTCTCGACCCAGTGGGTGAGCCAGGCCGCGACGGTCCAGGACTTCCCGGCCTTCGGGACGTTGCCCTCGTCCCGCTTCTTCTCCAGTTCCCGGACCTTCTTGGTGACCTCCGCCCGGTTCTTGCCCCGAACGTGGCGCCGGTCCGGCGTGCCGTCGTCCTTCACACCGACGGTCACGCGGCCGTGCCACTTGCCGTCCTTGTCCTGGTAGATGCTGGAACCGCCGTTGGGCTGACGGGTTGCCAAGGGTGAAGCCTCCTCAGGCTGCGTTAGCAGGGATGAAGCCGGACTCCTGCATCCGGCGGCGGATGTACTCGGGAAGTGCCTCGGCCGGCACGCGGCGGAGACGACCGATGGGGATGCTCGGGACCTCACCCGTTCGGATGAGGGCGTACATCGTGGTGCGGCCGATGCCAAGGCGGCGGGCGGCCTCCTCGACGGTGAGCGCCACGAGCGTGGGGTCGAACTCGGCGGACGTTTCGGGAGCGATGGCCGTGCTCAAGGCGGGTCCTTCCCGGTGCTGGGCAGGGGGTGGAAAGGGTGGAAAGGGGTGCTAAGCCCGGTGACCTGGTCTTTTACGGTCCGGGGCGGGGGTGGAAAGGGGGTGGAAAGGGGGTGGAAAGGGTTGGGCGCCCCGGGAGGGCGGGTTGGGGGTGGACCTTTCCACCCCCTTAGCACCCCTTTCCACCTCGCCGCATCTGGCGTTTCCGCAGGTGGGAGGGCTTAGCACCCCTTTCCACCCTTTCCACCCCTGAGGTCAGGTGGGCGGGGCATAGAGCAGGACGGTGGCGTGGCGGCCGGTGCCGGGGATCTGGGCACTGCCGTAGCCCTCGATCTGGAGGAGGGCGGCGACCAGGCGGTCCCGTTCGTCCTTGCTGGACTTCTTGAACAGCCGGTAGACCTCATCGCCGGTCAGGCCGCGGGGCCCGACGGCACGGACGGCGGCGGCGAGCTTGTCGAGCTTGCGGTCGCCGGTGGTGTGCTCGACCAGGCCGAGCACGTGCGCGGCGGACGCCCGGGAGTAGTTCACGAGCGCGTGCGCGGCCCGCAGGTGCTCCTCGCCGATCTGCCGGTGGTGGTCGCAGAGGGCGTAGACCATGGCGAGGCGGAGCGTGTAGGGGGCGGCGCGGGCGGTGAACTCGGCGAGCGGCCCGTCGCCGTCCTCGTCCCCACACAGCGCCGGGTAGACCTCCTCGCGCCACAGCGCGCGGGCCGTCTCGTCCATGGTGACCTCGCCCGCCTGCCGGGCGTCCCGCAGGACGGTCCGCCACGCGGAGGCGAGGTTGTCCACCAGCTGTGGAGAGGCGCCACGGGACTCGGCGAGGATCAGGTTCCGGTGGACGAAGACCGGCAGGTAGCGGTTGTAGGTGCCGCCGGCCATCTCGGTGTCCTGCATCTTGGCGCGCAGTTCACGGGGGCTGATGTGCCCGATGATCGCCACGTGCGGGGCGGTGACCCGGACCGCATCGCGATTCATCAGGCCGAGGTCCTCGCCGTTCCACGCCTGCCGCAGGATCCCGCCGAGCGAGTTCCCCTCGCGGCGGGAGCGAGCCATGGTGACGCCGTACTCGGACTCCACGATCCAGCACCGCTTGTCGATCACCCCCGGGTCGTCGTCCTTGCTGGGGTCGCCGTCGCGGACGGCCTGGATCAGGCCCTCACCGGAGGACAGACCGGTGAGCGCGTTGGTCTTGAAGAACTCCGGTTCGGCCGCGGCGAGGAGAAGGCGGGCGGTGTTGGTGGCGGCTCCCTTGCGGCCGGCGGCGGTGGCGCCGACCGTGAGTGCCCAGATCAGGGCGGGGTGGCGGTCGTTGCCGATCCGCAGGTGCGGGCCGGAGCCGAACATAGCCCCGGCGGCGGAGAGCAGGTTGGCCAGCACTCCGACCGGGTCGGCCTCCGTGCTCGGATCCAGCTGGCACACGGTCTCCCCTGCCCAGCCCTGGAACACGGCCATGTCCGGGACCGGGCCGGGCCGGGTGGGCCGCTCGATGCCGAGCAGCGGCCCGTAGAACACGTCCTGCACCGCCGGGGCAGGGGCCGGTCGGTCGGTCGGGTAGGCGGGGGCGGGGATGCTCACGCGGCCTCCCGGTGGCCGGCCGTCGCGTCGGCGGTACGGGTGCGGCCGGTGGTCGGTGCCATGGCTCGGTTCCTTTCGGTTCGTCAGACAGGCGTGGGGGGCGTGCTGGGCGGGTGCGGCACCGCGAGAGACGAGGTCGGAGAAGCGCTTCTCCGGCCTCGCCCGGCCGCGGGCCGCAGGGTCAGGCGGCGGGGCGTAGGGTGCCGGCGCCTCGGGCGAGGCCGCGGCGGATGGTGTGCTCGCACTCGGCACGGGACAGGCCGGTGGCCAGCCCGGCGTCGAGGAGGGTGTCGAACGCCAGGTCTTCCGGGATGACCCCGGTGGGCAGGTGTCGGCCGAGGGCGGCGGCGGAGGCGAACAGCCGCTTCGCCCGGCCCGGGTAGGACTGCGCCTTCACGGTCGCGGCCTCCCGGTCGAGGGCGGCCCGCACGTAGGGCTTCTGGTGGTGGACCCGCTCCCGCAGCCCAGCCACCGGTGCAACCGCGGCCGGGGCGGGCGGCGGGTTGAGCAGAGCCAGCAGGGCGGGTGGGCACGGGGCGATGCGGTTGGGGTTGGTGCCGGGCATGAAGACGTACCGGCCGGTGGCACCAAGGGAGCCGGGGCCGACCAGATAGCCGGCCGGGCCGCGGACGTCGATCCCCGGCGCCACCTTCCCTACCGAGTTGGGAAACACCGCGCCGGGCGGGGCGCTAAGCCAGGCGTGCAGCCCGCCGGACGGGGTGGCCACGGTGGCCGTGGCCGGGACGGTGAAGGCGTGCTCGGTGGCGAGGCGGGCGAGGTCGGCGACGCCGTCCAGGCCGTTCTTCCGGTCAAGGTCGAGGCCGACCAGGTGGTGCGGGCCCCGGCCACAGGCGATGCCGTAGCCGGTCGCCCACGGGGCGGCCGCGAACAGAACGTCAATCTGCTGGTGGTCCGTGGTGGCGTCGAGGACGCCGTGACCGGGCCGACCGCAGGTGGCGCGGCAGGTGTCGCGCTCACGGCCGGGCGAGTGCGGGCTCGGGATCGCCGGCCGCTTGGTCTTCCCGGCCGGAAACACCGCGAAGTCACGGGCTGCGGCGTGATGAGCGAAGGTGCGGGCGTGCTGCCAGTCGTCGGTCAACGGCCTCTCCTCACGGGCGGTCAGCAGGTCATCGGGGACAGC
The Kitasatospora paranensis genome window above contains:
- a CDS encoding site-specific integrase, with the protein product MATRQPNGGSSIYQDKDGKWHGRVTVGVKDDGTPDRRHVRGKNRAEVTKKVRELEKKRDEGNVPKAGKSWTVAAWLTHWVENIAALSVRPNTLSGYRVAVNVHLIPGLGAHRLEKLEPEHLERFYKKMQDNGSKPATAHQAHRTIRAALNQAVRRGHLTRNVASLATAPRVEEEEVTPYEVEEVQRLLLEAGKRRNSGRWAVALALGLRQGEALGLQWSDLDLEEGTLWVRQSMQRPKYRHGCEGESCGKKHAGRCPERVRTNKQAAPTKSRAGKRLIGLPDQLIKMLRLHQEEQERERLNARQLWQDGGWVFATETGQPLIPRTDWDEWKRLLQAAELRDGRLHDARHTAGTILLILGVPERIVMDIMGWSSTAMAHRYQHVTKRVRRDVAQQIGGLVWEAAKDPLD
- a CDS encoding DUF3987 domain-containing protein, which gives rise to MSIPAPAYPTDRPAPAPAVQDVFYGPLLGIERPTRPGPVPDMAVFQGWAGETVCQLDPSTEADPVGVLANLLSAAGAMFGSGPHLRIGNDRHPALIWALTVGATAAGRKGAATNTARLLLAAAEPEFFKTNALTGLSSGEGLIQAVRDGDPSKDDDPGVIDKRCWIVESEYGVTMARSRREGNSLGGILRQAWNGEDLGLMNRDAVRVTAPHVAIIGHISPRELRAKMQDTEMAGGTYNRYLPVFVHRNLILAESRGASPQLVDNLASAWRTVLRDARQAGEVTMDETARALWREEVYPALCGDEDGDGPLAEFTARAAPYTLRLAMVYALCDHHRQIGEEHLRAAHALVNYSRASAAHVLGLVEHTTGDRKLDKLAAAVRAVGPRGLTGDEVYRLFKKSSKDERDRLVAALLQIEGYGSAQIPGTGRHATVLLYAPPT
- the tadA gene encoding tRNA adenosine(34) deaminase TadA produces the protein MRLAIAEAALATATGDVPVGALVLGPDGTVIGRGHNEREAVGDPTAHAEVVAIREAARAVGEWRLAGCTLIVTLEPCTMCAGAIVLSRIDRVVFGALDEKAGAAGSLFDVMRDRRLNHRPEVVHGVLADECGDQLRAFFDTQR
- the upp gene encoding uracil phosphoribosyltransferase, whose amino-acid sequence is MRLHVVDHPLVAHKLSTLRDERTDSPTFRRLTDELVTLLAYEATRDVRTEEVEITTPVAVTTGTRLSHPRPLVVPILRAGLGMLDGMTRLLPTAEVGFLGMVRNEETLEASTYATRMPDDLSGRQVYVLDPMLATGGTLVAAIRMLLERGATDVTAVVLLAAPEGVEILEKELAGKPVRVVTAALDERLNEHGYIVPGLGDAGDRLYGTAG
- a CDS encoding bifunctional DNA primase/polymerase; protein product: MCAEQHATTAASATPTPVAEVVAAVPDDLLTAREERPLTDDWQHARTFAHHAAARDFAVFPAGKTKRPAIPSPHSPGRERDTCRATCGRPGHGVLDATTDHQQIDVLFAAAPWATGYGIACGRGPHHLVGLDLDRKNGLDGVADLARLATEHAFTVPATATVATPSGGLHAWLSAPPGAVFPNSVGKVAPGIDVRGPAGYLVGPGSLGATGRYVFMPGTNPNRIAPCPPALLALLNPPPAPAAVAPVAGLRERVHHQKPYVRAALDREAATVKAQSYPGRAKRLFASAAALGRHLPTGVIPEDLAFDTLLDAGLATGLSRAECEHTIRRGLARGAGTLRPAA
- a CDS encoding helix-turn-helix domain-containing protein, with translation MSTAIAPETSAEFDPTLVALTVEEAARRLGIGRTTMYALIRTGEVPSIPIGRLRRVPAEALPEYIRRRMQESGFIPANAA